In Trichomycterus rosablanca isolate fTriRos1 chromosome 2, fTriRos1.hap1, whole genome shotgun sequence, the genomic window GGCTCCAATCAGAAAAAGAGCTTGAAGGCTACACTGAGAAAATCCATCATTCAAGAGATGATCCATCAAAACCCAAACCCACACCCATCGTTTTGTTCATGCAGCTTTCTGGTTAAGACATAAagaaacattcatttttttaaggaTCCAGATGCTGGTTGGGAAGGAACCTAAAGCTCCACCATATTTGCTCGATCACCTTCAGATCTTCAGTCTGTGGTTCCTCCACTCATCACTCCTCTGCAGTGCAGATCAAGACACAAGCTGCTGGTTTAGCTGTTTAGTTTAGTAAACTTCTACAGCTGGTGGGTTGAGCAGACCCTCGTCCAAACCTTCTACAGCTGGAGGGTTGAGCAGACCCTCATCCAAAACTTCTACAGCTGGAGGGTTAAGCAGACCCTCGTCCAAACTTTCTACAGATGAAGGGTTGAGCAGACCCTCGTCCAAACCTTCTACAGATGGAGGGTTGAGCAGACCCTTGTCCAAAAGTTCTACAGCTGGAGGGTTGAGCAGACCCTCGTCCAAAAGTTCTACAGCTCGAGAGCTGAGCAGACCCTCATCCAAAACTTCTACAGCTGGAGGGTCAAGCAAACCCTCGTCCTAAACTTCTATAGCTCGAGAGCTGAACAGACCCTCGAACAAACGTTCTACAGCTGGAGGGTTGAGTAGACCCTCGTCCAAAACTTCTACAGCTGGAGGGTTGAGCAGAGCCTCGTCCTAAAAGTTCTATGGCTGAAGGGTTGAGCAGACCCTCGTCCAAAACTTCTACAGCTGGAGGGTTGAGCAGAGCCTCGTCCTAAAAGTTCTATGGCTGAAGGGTTGAGCAGACCCTCGTCCAAAAGTTCTACAGCTGGAGGGTTGAGAAAATCCTCATCAAAAACTGCTACAGCTGAAGGGTCAAGCAGACCCTCGTCCAAACCTTCTACACCTGGAGGATTGAGCAGACCCTCAAACATTCTACAGCTCGAGAGTTGAGCAGACCCTCGTTCAAAAGTTCTACAGCTGGAGGGTTGAACAGACCCTCATCCAAAAGTTCTACACCTGGAGAGCTGAGCAGACCCTCATCATGAAGCTCCTCTTCGGTGCAGATCAAGGTTTCTCAAACAAAGCAGAATAAATCGAGTCCATTCGGTCGATATGCATTTAAAGACAAGCTTAAAAACAACACTAAGGTTTCGTTTCTGAGTAAACATGCATTCAATAAATACGTAAACACAAAGATTATCTAACCATCGATATATTTatatctgtatatttatatttatatttaaacctCCGCTCGGTCGCTGTACATTTATGCTACTGTACGTTACAGATATGTTCGTGTGCGTTATAGAACCTGACTGCTGAAGTTGAGCCCTGCCCGTTACGTTGTGGGTGAGTGTCGATGGAAGTACAGTCCAGAATTACTGTCACTGTCCATAAGAATAAAAACCTACCACACAGGTTATGTTGTGCTTGAACGACTGAGATCTGGGCATCCAGGGtccgaatctcagtggtgctatcggccggtcgagtgcctgcatggacatgattggctaacatctgaagtgcgctctcagtgccggtcccaagcccggatagaagtAGGAGAGCGGTGCCAGGAGGAGCAGTGGTGACGCAGACATACCTCTGTCTACTGGATTCCTACGTGGAGCCTCCGGTAAGTACCGTGTTCCCTGGCCACTCATACTGGGCtttaaccagacagcaggggtcACTGTTGCACAAGCAGCCTCTCAAATTTCGCCTGTGGTTTGCCCGGCCAGGCCGGCAGCACTGCCAGGGCTCAGTAAAGTAGCAGTAACTCTGGACTTGTGTATAAATTAGACTGAATCTATGATAGATCATTTTTTGCATCTTACCTACATCGTAACTCTGCTACATATCCATATTTTACAAACACGACAGATAAGAAGAATTGCTTtggttttacaaaataaactttGCAATCAGGTTTGGCATAGAGAGTttaaagagagagaaagtaaAGCGAAATAAACTCAGAATGGGAACGAGCCGGGGGCGGATCGACGCTCCGTTCTGTTCTTAACAGGGTGCGAGAGTGTAAATGTACAAATGCTACATTTCGTTTGTATTAAAATGGTGGAAACTCGTGTCCCAAACACTGGCCGATGGGTGTCAGTCATGAGCTTGATATACAGACACCTGACCAATCAAATCTCCTTCCAGTCTGTGCACATTCAGGGTCAGTGTGAAAACCTAAAACCTTTAGCTTACTAAGCAAACACAGTTAGCCTGACGCCAGCTAATGtctctccctccgtgtaccgaaaaattgtgccgcattgaatgcttcagcgctgaggagacgtcggacgctccctcgttattcagtcagatcatcgatcagaattaaggcgcctcagtaggagcattttaaaggatctaagaatttagacacgccctcttctcgggagtgtaggatgacttAAAACGCGTCTATGTaaagagatcactaggttttcacacagacccgtTCTCAGAAGCTACTACAGATGAATAAGcgcatgggtgtgtgtgtgtgtgtaggagtgtgtgtgtgtgaagggtaggtttttttaataaaacgtaACAGACAAACcacgtgtgtttatgaatcAACAGTAAAAACAGGATCACAGAGACCCTAGGTCTAGGTGCACGACGGGCTGGTGGCGCTCTCGAGCGAGGACTGAGAGAGGCGGCGGGCTAGCTGGCCAATGCTGGGCTCCGCCAGAGAGGAGGTGGGAAACAGCTTGTACCAGCCACCAATCATAGAGGACAAATCCAGCTCGTCCAGGAGGATCTGGGCCATTCCCATGAAGCACTTGGAGTCCATGCGGCCATAGTCGCCCCACACGATCACCTAGAGGACAGAagttcggtatattattgctgcaAATAAGCCGCCTTTTTACCCATTtttgcccttcctgatgcaaccctctttgggacctgcactgagagcgcactgacaagggCACATCTCAAAAACTAGGCTCAGtgaaagctctttttttttaattagaggAAATCTAAttttagaaattaaataaaagctggactgcaggttaaaaaaagaaatttctAGTTTGAACACTGGGTGTCGCTATAAACCAGCCTTACAAATCCCCATAACACGACGTTCCTGAAGCTCTAGATCacaggtgtcaaactcaaggcccgcgatccggcccgccgcgtcatttgatccggcccgtgGGAGcataaacgactgtatgattgttgtgatggttcgagtcgttacagagacgcgcttataatttaatgcgctcctgcgcctttaagagacaacgtgacatcgtagtcatggcaactaactttaaccttcgctaagaagccatgtgactttcacggcaaaagaacgcggggtagcgtagtcagtaatgtaaacaataataaataaatacaaataattatattgcaatataatacccaagcattgtctgtaagtagtggcgtttatattctcaatTGTTAGTAAAGAGTATATATAGtaagagtatatcacagcgttttagttacaaatttaccgtaattaaatactgttgttacgttactatagcaattagtatctttacacacaattttaactcgttattttacgtttggttaaatctcatattgtaccagatgtaacacttgactacagctgtgtgctttttactgtattaggttctttattgtttttattgtttgtatttttacttcattttgatgcacacagtgtatcacacagctgggaagcaaataaaccgactgtattctgaagagagctgtctgtctgtctgtctgtctgtctgtctgtctgtctgtctgtctgtctgtctagctgagaaagggggataaactattagtgagggcagaatgattgtcttaaaaatacactgtaaatcctaaataaactgcgtCTCTCAAAAtacaggctgattttgtgacctgcaaagtgacacatcccaccagtagatgatgttacacatatttacacatgatcctaaaatgtacaagaagataattaagaaaattaagcataaggaggaaatttaatgaaagtgaaaacaagtttgtgcttcaggaagagaaaccggtgcgtctcttgtgttatgaggccgtgtctgtggtaaagtagaacaatataaatgcagaattcagcctccaagaaaaacagcaatgtgactgcaatcacagcaggatacgttacaatcggcccttcgagggccaccataatgctgatgtggccctaggtgaaaatgagtttgacacccctgctctagataAACGTGgccactttgtgcacaggggtgtaACATACTGAATGAGAaaggggacttccccaaactgttggcacaaaattaaaagcatatcattcaccttatatcatttttatacacctgtttgcCGCTGATGTGGCAGAAACGACTACGTTCAATCatcagaaggggtgtccacgtacttctggccatattgtgtacacACAGGGGGGGAAAGTGGGGCTGATTGAGGTCCAAGGTTCTCACCTGTAACACTTTACCCTGCGGATTTTCGTCGAACAGCAGCGTTTGCTGGTAGGTGGGATCCAGAGTTTTCTTCACCACTTTGGTTTTCTTCTTGGCGAGGCAGGCTCCGTTCTCCAGCAAGTACACCTTCACGTACGTGGCTGTGGGAAAGACATTCCGAATGGTCGTTCTTTTAACCTTCACAGCATAAAAATCTGTATTTAAAAAGTATAAGTAATTCTAAGATCATCGTGTGGTATCAGGCTGTACCCGGAATGTTCTTTGAGCCCGGTTTAGGGGTTAAACGCCGCGCCTGGGTGATCTCCACTTCGATCTGGCCTCCCCGGTCCATCACGCCGATGTGGAcgtcacctaaacacacaaaaatatttttaaattcgcaaaatattaatatttattttattttattttgtggcATCAACAGATGAACGCAGCATTCAGCCCTGCAGTTACCCTGCGTGTCCACCAGAGGGCGAAAATTACCTACATTCTAATCACTCGCATTACGTTTCTCTACTTATTACGCCGATATGAAcgtcacctaaacacacaaatatattttaatgtaattcacattataatgttatttattttgtggCAGCAACAGtccaaattaataaaaaagtaaatgaaacACGCTTGAACGCAGCATTCTGCTCTGCAGTTACCCTGCGTGTCCACCAGAGGGAGGAAATTACCTCAATTTCAATCAGTCTTACAACGTTTCTGCACTTATCTACAATTATTACGCCGATATGGAcgtcacctaaacacacacagatatattttaatataattcacattacatttgtatttattttgtagcAGCAACCGTCcaaattaataaaaagtaaataaaacacgCTTGAACGCAGAATTAAGATCTGCAGTTACCCTGCGTGTCCACCAGAGGGCGGAAATTACCTACACCCTAATCAGTCTCATAACGTTTCTGCACTTATCTACACTTATTACGCCAATATAGGCgtcacttaaacacacacatatattttaatataattcacaattaattttatttattttatttcatttattttgtagcAACAACAGACCAAACGaataaaaagtacataaaacacGCTTGAACGCAACATTCAGCCCTGCAGTTACGCTGCGTGTCCACCAGAGGGCGGAAATTACCTAAATTCTAATCAATCCCATTACGTTTCTGCACTTATTACGCTACTTAAAAATGTGCCCTTATTTAAATATATCCTACAAACTCAATTTctgtgtgtaataaatcagatctaacatttagggaaggtcctttactGTTTCACCAgcaactccagtgtcctgcacaaagccctgacctcagccagcTCTGGAATAAACCAGAACACCAACGTCAGCACCCAGCtctacaaatgctgtcatcttttgactgaatgggcacaaatccccacacacagaCCTACTTCAAAGTCTTTCAACTGAAGAGCcatctcagaagagcggctgctaTCCTAGCTGGAAAGATCACGTCAAGGTTCCTCTATTTTAACAGCACTTGTTTCTGAAATGAGACTCACCCATTGGAGGCGTCGCTAACGTCTGGCGTCCCACTATCTGGGCGGGGCCGAGGCCGTCCAGGAAGTCGCTGAACTGGCTCTCTGGACCCAGCCGGGCGGTGGGAAACACGAACCTGTCGGACGTGACGGCAAAGGAACAGGATTCGAGATGCAGAAAACAAGGCGTGGCAGGTCAGAGGATGTGAATCTGAAAGTCTTACTCTGTACTTACGTTCCTTCTGAGCTGTTGCTGTTAGTGCTGCCGTCGGTCGACTCTTTGCTGCCCTGTCTGGTCACCCGGTTTCTCATCTCGACGGCGATCCCCGTCTCCGTACTTCTCCTGATTGTACTGCGCAGCTTCTTGGTCGTACCGTCTGCACAAACGTCATAAAAAACAAACTTTTGTTTACATATAAACAAGGTTCTGCCCTAAAAATACGGATTCATGACTGGGCGGGGCCGGGCGGGGCTGACTGGCCGTGTCTGAGGAAGGGCGGTTAACCTTGTTCCTCAGTGCTGCTGCAAAtgagacctctgctggccggtttATGCTCCTGCacacattatatggacaaaagtatcgggacgcctgTCTCACGTGTTTCCGCCACAacaatcactaacaggtgtaataaatcaatgatatgaaggaaatgatgtgcttctgactttgcagcaacagtttagggaaggtcctccaGTGTCCTACACAGAACcttgacctcagtcccactgacCAGCTCTGAaacgaaccggaacaccaactgagaCTGTCttgaccagccatacaaatgctatcATCTTTTGACcatatgggcacaaattcccacacacaaacacactataaaGTGTTGAGATCACACAGATGTCGCTCTATTTTAACACCATGCTTTAaaacaggtgtccaaatacttttggaccaGACAGTATAGATTCTAAGCACACCAGTCCTTCCAGTAGGACATGAGTTAGCCGTGTCTGTGTGCTGTAGCTGGAAGCGTTTACTCGGTCCTGGTACGATCTGGATCATGTCCTGCCGAAACCAAACACGAAGGGGCGCAGAGGACGGTTCTCACGTCAGAGGACGAGCCGCGCTCACTCTCAAATGGACACAGAAACAATAAAAGCAAGTTAACAGTTGATTTAGCAGGAGTGCTAACACTGCTGGCGATCTACGTTTTCCACAGGACCATCGTTGGTGTGATTACATGTTCCTCAGTGTTTAGAGAGACGGCGAGAGCAGAACGTTCCTGACGGAGAGCGCTGTCTGGAACCGATCCCATCAACTACTGACCCCGCTGACGACGGAGGGATGAACTGATGGGTGATAAACGATTTAGCCAGGCTAAATTTCCTCTCTGTGTCATTATCTTCACATTCTTAGCAAAACAACTTAGCTGTAAAAAGAGCATGAAGCATTAGCGGCCGAGCAGGTCGgggtgttcaaaacacaacaaatgctgGTCACAGGGTAACACACACTctagctgagattcgaacccgagaGCTCGAGGTCGCAGCAGTGGTGGATTAGCATTTttcaccactgcgccacctgagcaccccacTGGTGTCccaatcagacccaccacaaccctgaccaggatgttgTGCTGAGTAAAAATGACTGCATGGATGATTGAATAAATATTGCATGTCAAGTGAAGCTtagtgtaaagtgtgtgtgtgtgtgtgtgtgtgtgtctcatgaGGCCAAACCCGGTGGTCATTGCTCTGTCTGGTATCTGTGGCAACAGGCTCGTCTCTGAGACGGATCGCAGCGAGAACAGACATTTCAGATCATCCAGAGCTAAAAATACGACCGCGTCCCCGAACGAGCCGAGCGAGTCGATCTGATGATGCAGGTGAGGCGTCTGAGGCGAGGCTTTTCACTTTCAATTTATTATTCTCAGGTCGAAACGACCCAAACGTgatctttaataaataaatgaattaagtaCATGGAGTTCTAGGTAACGTTTTTAATGGTGCTCATAAGAGTGATCAGAGACTAAAGTATAAAACTGCTTTTTAACAGACAATAAGTGAGCCAGTGAATGCACCCTCACATTGTTTTTGTGTACCTGGGCTGAATAAAGAAGACagaagaaagtgtgtgtgtgtatgtgtgtgtgtgtgtatatgtttgtgtgtgtgtgtgtagtgtgtgtgagtgtatactgtatatgtttgtatgtctgtgtgtgtgtgtgtgtgtgtgtgtgtgtgtgttgtgcagccAAGCTGAGTTCAGAACTCGTTAGGTTCTTCATCTCAGCAGGAGAACATCCTCACACAGAAGCTCAACTCTTCCACATCAcagatgagagtgtgtgagagagagtgtgtgtgagagagagtgtgtgagagtgagagagtgagagagttgGGGGGGGCCAGCAGAATGAGAAACGTTGTGGCTCCTAAATGAGGAGGCGAGAGCGCAGCGTCTATTTTTAATCCTGTAGTCAGGAATATCAGCACtgtgggtgagagagagagagagagagagagagagagagagagagagagagagagagagagaagtgcTGCAAACGTCTAGATCCGCATGTTTCTCCACGTCTAACGTGTTTatctgtctattcatccatccatcaatcaattCACCAATTCATCTATccaattcatccatctatctgtgcacctgtccatccatctaacaaTCCATCTtatcattcattctttcatctatcaattcatccatccatgtatccatctatctatgcatctgttcatctattcatccagctgtttatccacccatccatccatctatttatttatttatctacctctccatctatctatgcATCTGTCAATCCATCCGTCATaaattcactcatccatccatctgtgcacctgtccatccatccatccaacaatccatcttatcatttattctttcatctatcaattcatccatccatttattcatctacgtatccatccatctttgcatctgttcatccattcatccagctgtttatccatccatcatttcatccatctatccattcattcacctgttcatccatttattcatgtatctacctctccatctatctatgcatctgtcaattcatccatccagatgttcatccatccatcaatctgttcatCCTTTCATTCATATATCTATGCATCTGTCAATACAcccatcaattcatccatcaatttattcatccatttatccagtcattcatctgttcatccatctCCTCCCCAATTAAtgcatccatttattcatctgttcatccatccatcaattatCTGTTCATCGGTCCATCAATTCATCTATTTAAACAATTAATCGTCCtaaattcactcattcatccatgtTAACCCATCTGATGATGTTACAGCTGCTCACAGTTCTGTAATGGAATGTTAAACGAtctcatggtctggtgtccacatactttcagccctttagtgtttttattactgttagGAGTTCGTACGGCTGTAAGATTGATTGTTCACGTCGGCCGGTATCTCGTGTAACTGAGTAGCTGAACTAAACGCTGCTGATTGCCGTCGTTGTTCTACGCCGCTAACAGAGTGTTTAATCTTTAGCGCGGCTCTGCTCCTGCTAACGGGCCGTTAGACGCCGATTATCAGTCAAAACACGCCGGCCTCCCGTTACTGAGCACAGAGCAGGATCAATCCCACATCAACCCCACATCAACCCCACATCAATCCCAGATCAATCCATGATCAATCCCAGCAGGATCAATTCCACATCAATCCCAGATCAATACCAGCAGGATCAATTCCAGCAAGATCAACCCCAGATCAATTCCAGCAGGATCAATCTCACATAAATCCCAGCAAGATCAACCCCAGCAGGATAAACCCCAGATCAATTCCAGCAGGATCAATCCCACATCAATCCCAGATCCATCCcagatcaatcccagcaagatCAACCCCAGCAAGATCAATTCCAGCAGGATCAATCCCAAATCAATCCCAGATCAATCCCAGAAAATCAACCCCAGCAGGATCAATCCAAGCAGGATCAATCCAAGCAGGATCAATCCCAGCAGGATCAACCCCAGATTAATTCCAGCAGGATCAATCCCACATAAATCCcagatcaatcccagcaagatCAATCCcagatcaatcccagcaagatcaatcccagcaggATCAACCCCAGATCAATTTCAGCAAGATCAATCCCACATCAATCTCACATCATTCCCAGCAGAATTAACTCCAGATCAACCCCAGATCAATCCCAGCAGGATCAATCCCAGATCAATCCCAGCAGGATCAACTCCAGATCAACCCCAGATCAATTCCAGCAGGATCGATCCCAGATAAATCCCAGCAAGATCAACCCCATATCAATCCCAGCAGGATCAATCCCACATCAATACCAGCAGGATCAATCCCAGATCAAACACAACACATTCTGCTAAGTGATCAGCAAAAATGTGTTCAAAATGCAACACATGCGGCCAGACGACGAGCAAAAAacctgtaaacacacactgtacaggccaaaagtatttggacgcctgattaTGAGCTTGCTGGATAATTTGCAGctgataaataatattaaaacccaCCACCATGGATGCCTCCACCTTGTGTCCACCTACACTGAACTCACACTGAACTCTCTATAATCCTTCAACCTCTctcgccctctctctctctctctctttctctctcgtcctctctctctttctcgctCGCTCTCCACCCGTTTCCATGACGATGCTCTCTGCATTGCACCACAATTCCCTGCGGCCAGGATCTTTCTCCAACTCTCCTTCATCCTCAATCTCCAGCTCTTCCTCACTGtatctccatcatcatcatcatctcttTCCGACGACTTGTTCTCGTCAAGCTGATGAGAGACTGAGGTTACCAGATCGGGACCATAACTGAAGGCCTCCCACACAGTTTGTTTTGCTGCACCATTTACAGACTGAACTCAGGAGGAAACTCAGATTTCCTGGAACACGGCTGGCACTGTGTACAGTCGAGCAAGCATCAAACATCACCACAATCTCAAAGTGACAGTTCCTGATCCATAACCACAATGCACCCACCGCCATACttcactgtttttaattgttccCCATGCTCCTGTTTTGTGGAGGAGTTTGGCATTCTCTGCAGTAACTGTTGCTCCATGTCATCCTGCAAAGCTTTATAAGAGCAGGTTTAAAACctagtaaaacatgctagccaaCCAGTGCTAACGTCTCAAGCTCacaagtttgaatctcggctttgCTATCGGCCAGT contains:
- the rims3 gene encoding regulating synaptic membrane exocytosis protein 3, with protein sequence MMHSSPVDVPSPGGMTVSPSRNVVRSSSVSGTMYSLEKSPSNTRPETVGTKKRRSSLGAKMVAIVGLSQWSKSTMQLNQQDGTTKKLRSTIRRSTETGIAVEMRNRVTRQGSKESTDGSTNSNSSEGTFVFPTARLGPESQFSDFLDGLGPAQIVGRQTLATPPMGDVHIGVMDRGGQIEVEITQARRLTPKPGSKNIPATYVKVYLLENGACLAKKKTKVVKKTLDPTYQQTLLFDENPQGKVLQVIVWGDYGRMDSKCFMGMAQILLDELDLSSMIGGWYKLFPTSSLAEPSIGQLARRLSQSSLESATSPSCT